The segment TGGATGAGAGAACGGCCGTACTTGCGCTCAGTGTTATCTTTCATCACAAAGCTGAGCAGTACTGTGATAATGTACCATCGTGGGCGTCGGCATGTGAAGCGGGGCAACAGCTACCGCTTGATATACAGAGTCTCGAAAATATCGTTTGTACCCATCAGAATCTCTATGAATCCATGTGCCAGGCCTACACGGAAGTGCATTCAACGAGTAAGAAGCTCCTCTATCAGTTGGATCATCTTGTGCAGGTGTGCAATCAACCACCACCGCCGGGAGTGCCGGAACACAAGAAATCCGACGGATCAACCTATGGCCCCGGGAATCCAGCGGCGGACTACAGCGAGGGGGCTTCACACGTCCTTGCGGTGATTCATCAAATTCTCGGACATCACCGGGCCCTGGAAGCTAAATGGCACGCAGGGAAGGTGCGTTTGCATCAAACACTCGCACTGCGCCTCTTCCAGGAGGACGTGAAGCAAGTTCTTGATTGGCTGGAGAATCACGGTGAGGTATTCCTGCGGAAGAATACGGGAATTgggaagaatttgcaaaaggcACGTGTCTACCAGAAATCTCATGAGCATTTTGAGAATGTTGCCCAGAACACCTATAGCAATGCGGAGAAACTCCTCTCGGCTGCGGATGAATTGGCACGATCCGGTGAAGTCGTGCCCAATGAGATTTACACCGTAACTCGCGAACTTGAAACCCATGTGGCGTCATTTGCTAGTCGTGTGGAACAACGGAGGAGACGTCTCGAATTGGCCGTGCTATTCTACACTCATGACAAGGAGATCTGCAATTGGGTCGTTCAGCTGCGGAATGACATCCAAGCCAGCGATAGTCTCCTTCCGGAGGAGAATCTCTCCTCAACTGAGCGCCTCCTGCAGCAGTGTCAGGACCAGAAGAGTCACACGCTGACAATTTGTGATCAAACAATTGCCCAGGGGGAGGCACTACTGCAGGAACTTCGTGCCACGGAGGAAATGGATCCCAGTGGTTCCGTTAATGCCATCGAAAGTACCATCGAGAATTTGTCAAAGCAACGAATTGAGCTCGAGGAACTCTGGTCAGCACGAAAGATGCGTCTGGATCTCTTCCTACGGCTCCGACTCTTCGAAAGGGATGCTCTTGAGGTGAGTATTGCtaaaagaaagtaaattgcgtataaattaaatgaaaaaaattaccttctcgttttcattggattttatttattttttcttttaccttcttaaaagtttaataGCGGTGAAAGTTacttccaaaaaaattgcatacaCGGGATGAATTatttaccaattttattaacttttaaatGCCCAAACAGAGTCACGGTGTTTAACAGGGGTGTACTCAGGGAGAATGTTTGGGTGgatgaaaatcataaaagtttaGGAAATTCCTGGTTTTCTTTAAGAAGCTTTAGatgtcaaaaaaatcattttaagaataaaattcacataaaaaaataaaaaggatattttgaaACGTAAAATGATAGAAtaaattctaacgttagaaaggaaacgtcaaatatataaaatgtcaTGTGTTTGAATAAGAATGTCAATAGCTGAAAAAGGAATATCAAACGCTAAAAAGAATAGTCAATCGTTTGAAAAAAGAATGCCAAGAATTAGAAAATCAACTTAGAACGTTAAAACAGGAATGTCAAGTGCTAacaaaaacgtcaaacattataAAATTGACTTAAAGTGGTACATAATAAATACCAAAACTTAGACAGTAaccatcaaacgttagaaaaaaatgtaaattaaaaatttttcttaaatttcaatttcattttttttaaatttgaaatgtaaatcgtttaaaaataaacgtcaaacattaaaaatcaatagtgaagcgttagaaaaaaaacttcaaacgtttgatAAGAAATACTAAACGTTAGGACAATTACaaataaacgtaaaaaaataaagggaaTCGTGtaagaataaacgtcaaacgttagcaaagaaatgccaaaataaattcaaaaataaacgtcaaacgcttaaaaagcatttaaaaataaatgtcaagtatttgaaaaggaatttcaagtgtgaaataaatcatcaaacgtttgataaaaatattaaacgatCAAAAAGATAAACGTCAAAAATCGTAAAAGGAATGTCAAATATTGACAATAACTGTCAAacactagaaaaaaaataagaaagctgttaaaaaaattatcgtcAAGCGTTAGAAAAGGTACGtcaattgtgaaaaaaaataacaacacgttaaagaatattaaatgatagaaaagaaatgtcaaacattagtaaaatgaatttgaagcGTTTGAACATAACCAGAACATTAGAATTATACAAAATCGTTCTTTTTAATACGCTTTTTGTgtcctttaaattaattaattaataaatatttgtttctgTGAACAATCCCCTTTGAAAAGTTCTCTGACTTCGTCCCTGTTCATTACACTacgaattataatttaaaacacctcaatctttaagaaaaattcttttattttctctcaaatcctctaatttattttcaagaatcgtcctgcaaaaataaattaaaaatgaaaaaaaaatctttttatgagTATTTTCACGACCACAACTGTATGCAATTTACCTGCAAatgaagaagttaaaaaaaaacgtttaagcTGCGaatctttggatttttttctgtaatttataaggatttttctataaatttttatcatttttgtaTCAGATATCCTCACAACTGGAGATTTGGGCGGAAGAATTGCAACATACGGAGCTCTCAATGGACTACCAGAAGGCTGAACAATTGCTAAGGATGCACAATGAGTTGGTGAATCAAATGCAGAGTACGGTATTTGATATTCTGCAGCAGGGTCAGGAACTTTTTCAGATTTTCGAATCAGCTGGGTTCATTATAATGGCCGATGGGACGAATACGGCTCAGGCGAGGATTcagtatttaattgaatttctgcaTGATCGTGAATTGGATTTGGAGGACTTGGGGGAGGTGAAGAGGGCAAAGCTGGAGCAAGCTGTGCAGCTGTGTCAGTTTAAGAATGATGCCAATCAGGTGATTTCGTGGATAAGGAATGGCGAAGCAATGCTCGTGGCGAGTTTTACAATCCCGAAGAATCTGCAGGAGGCTGAGCACTTGCGGAAGGAGCATGAACAATTTCAGATGGCCATTGAGAAGACACACACTTCGGCTGTGCAGGTGAAGTACCGTGCGGATGCCCTGATAAATGCCAATCACTACGATCCAAAGGGGATAAGGGATATTTCGGAGGAGGTGACGAAGAAGTGGCAGAAATTGGTCACGTTCGCTGAGGAGCGACATAAACTCGTTACGGCATCgattaatttcttcaagacGGCCGAACAGGTGTGTACAGTGCTGGATAGTTTGGAGCGAGAGTACCGGAGGGATGAGGATTGGTGCGGAAGTGGTGGGAGTAGCGATAAGGCACAAACAGTGGCGCATCTCATTGCGAAGCATCAAGAGCAGAAGGAGGCCTTCCTGAAGGCATGTACCCTAGCCCGGCGTACGGCAGAGACATTCCTCAAGTACACATCACGATCCCTGCAGTACTATGACTATCAGGGATCGGGAACAAGTGAGGCGCGCGTCAAGCAAATCCTTGATAAATTACTAACGCAGGAGAATCAAGTTTTGGAATTTTGGACGCAGCGTAAGAAGCGTTTGGATCAGTGTCAGCAATTTGTGTTGTTTGAACGATCAGCAAAGCAGGCAATTGAGTGGATTCACAACACCGGAGAGGCGTACTTGTCTTCCCGGACGAATGCAGTTGGGAAGAACCCCGAGGAGACGGATGCCCTGCTGAAGGAGCACAATGACTTCAAGGGAACGGCCAAGGAGACGCGTGAACGTGTTAAGTTGCTCATTCAGCTGGCTGATAGTCTCGTGGAGAAGGGGCATGCCCATGCGGCATCAATTAAGCAATGGGTGGCAGCTGTGGATAATCGCTACAAGGATTTCAGTGGACGCATGGATGCCTATCGGGCACACCTGGAGAAATCTCTGGGGATCCCAGCGCAAATTCAGGAAGATCAAAATTCTCTCAGTTCATCGAATTCTTCCGGGATGCCAGGAGATCGGCATTCGGATCCATCACTCGAAACAAAACTCAATGCTGCTTCGGCACAGCCTGGTGCGAAGGAACTCAATGAGGATAAACGCAAATCAGCACGAAGGAAGGAATTCATAATGGCAGAACTAATGCAAACTGAGAGGACTTATGTGAAGGATTTGGAGATTTGCATAAAGTACTTTATGCGTGAAATGGAATCCGGAAGCAATGTCCCGCAGGGTTTGGTGGGGAAGAAGGATGTCCTCTTTGGGAATATGGAGGAAATTTGGAAGTTTCACGaacagattttcctgaaaGAATTGGAAAAGTACGAAACAATGCCCGAAGATGTGGGTCATTGCTTTGTAACGTGGGCACTGAAATTCGACATGTACGTgcattattgcaaaaataaacctCTCTCGAATAATCTAATGGTTCAGCATGGTGGGACGTACTTTGAGGATATTCAGAAGAAGCACAAAATTGAGCATCCCCTCGCGGCGTTTCTCATAAAGCCCGTGCAGAGGATCACAAAGTACCAGCTGCTGCTGAAGGATCTTCAATCGTGCTGCGAAGAGGGACAGGGGGAGATTCGCGATGGGCTCGAAGTGATGCTGAATGTGCCCAAGAAGGCCAATGATGCAATGCACTTGTCCCTCCTGGAGCAGTGTGATGTGAAGATTGATAGTTTGGGGGAGGTTGTGCTGCAGGATTCCTTCCTTGCGTGGGACAATAAGCAAATAATTCGCAAAGGAAGGGAACGGCatgtttttctctttgaattgtACGTCCTCCTGGCTAAGGAGACAAAGGATTCCAATGGGGTCGTCAAGTATCAGTACAAGATGAAACTTATGACTTCCGGtgagttttcttcttcaaaatcttcactaaattcattttatttaattaatttttatctttttctcttttaaatttccaGAACTCGGTGTAACGGAACACATTGAGGGGGATGAGACAAAGTTTGCCGTATGGACAGGAAGAGCCCCCATGGTGGCGGATTTTCGTGTTGTCCTAAAAGCTCACAATTTGGAAACGAAGCAggtaaatgcaaaagaataaaaatctcacGTATAGAAAGCTGTTGTTGTttacaatgagaaaaaaatgttatttcttttggtttttcttGGATGCATCTCCaaacatgaaattttcatgccATTCACTCGTAATTCCTCAGCACACTGCccataaattaatgattttttttcttcttataacAGCTAAATGGctctttagctttttttttattggagcgaaagaggaaaaaaaagtgtgtaaGAGAagataattaatataaaatgccTAAAGACCCGGTAAAAGATTTCGATGTTGTGTAATTTCTCTCACAACAAGGcatttaagaataattttcatgctgAAAATAgcagcaataaattttatataaaaaaaagaaagagaagatACAGTTGAGTGCAGAAAAATACAAAGCAATGTGGAATTGAGGCAGTGAtgttgctaattttttttatgagcttttcttgttattaaataaactttaaacaaatatttgatttgattCTGATTGAATTCTTTGGAATAAAAAACTCGAAATATTAGGGGAATTCAGTAACAACGTAGTAAAATTGTAAAGAGgaatgtaaactttaaaaaaatcatgtttcacattttcttttttatgataaaagagCGTAAAGAGTCTACCTAGAAAACTCTTgtaatgtaaataaaacatGAGCAGAAAAAGGTCTTATTGAGTTTTTAATAGGTGTTTTTTGTGAACACTTAGACGACCACAAATTCCAACCTCAAACTTTGCCCTCAATTTTCTgtcaaaaagaaaacgtttttctaaattttctttcggtGAATGTGAAATAATTGAACTATCCTACATAGAGATGTTGAAATAATCacaataaaagtgaaaatggcaGCCagtaccagttttgtcctccagtGTTAAAAGAGTAATTTAAGGTTATGTTCTTTGCATGAGAGTAAATCCAATATGAACTTTACTCAACGACGTTCTGCTAAGCaacgaataaaataaagaaaattgtattcaaacgttagaaaagacgTTAGGAGAAAAATCGTTGTAAAgttaaagagaaatattttaaaaatattcctcattTACGCGATTATTTACTGCAACgtaaagaatataaaataagataaccttaacttttaattttctgcttaacgagactttttttttaattctcgtGACTTTCGGTTTTCGTCCAAAGGGAAACGCATTAATAaaccaaagctttcgaccccGGAGTGGGTCTTCCTCAGTTGCTGTAAGGACATTTATTCATCGTCAAAacataggtttttttttaaacttttacaaCCTTAATCTTCAAAATACAAAACATTAAGTTTTGAAACGAGATCTTTCCTTTCTTGTGGATTGTCCTCTCCTTCAACTTTTTCCATCACTTATTATGGGGGTTTTCCTACTCTTTTCTCGTGAAAGAAAATGGCATTTTACTACCAAAGCTTTCTTCTCTACTCCGGAGCTTTATTGAGAGCTCTAGAAGAaagtttgtgtgaaaataatccaggaaatttataaacatttttacataaaaaccaGCTGCTAAAATCAACTAAAACAAgcttaggggagggcggggctaataaagtcacttaagggtttggaaaaagcttaaaatatcatatttcgtagctagatagaacaaaatgatctgagaaagagttgtagggcaagaaatatcctaaagaattgagctatacattttgctttatctgtttgggaaatatgaatttttgagctttttctaaacccttaagtgacttttttaaccccgctctcccctaaataaataaacaaaataccGGAGAGAAAAATACTCCAATTTACTAAcgtgtaattttattattactttAAGTGAGGTCCCCTATAAAATGGAATTCTTAAAGAAGATATTAATGCgctctttaaaattcttaaaatatttttttaagggagaATTTTCTAGTCAACGTCCactaattagttttttttaattgttgttgaatattgggcc is part of the Lutzomyia longipalpis isolate SR_M1_2022 chromosome 3, ASM2433408v1 genome and harbors:
- the LOC129791553 gene encoding kalirin isoform X2 — its product is MDGLRALDLLPLLQDKLAILPGSRDNRGGPIICFPSSTRRDRAKLEDWRRLLSYLIGIPNDEARSIGFTIVIDNRGSGSSSGSLKSIFKTLQENFVTGVVHQVVIIKSDNFWQKQRSSISSHKYKFETISISLESLGKIIDSSQVTADLDGTFQYDHNNWIDTRLELEEFLWQASDLLDRIDDLQEDVSRCEFAEDANGALMELDHHKDMMKKKITKLPLEELDLQGKRLLAKLNADVGQSGSGSSADDSASHASNSNNTHALNGSHGNPDRIAAVNQILQQLEGVHSAQQYLLTMWQQRKNKLDQCFQLKLFEQDCEKMFDWILHNRDIFQMSYVEIGHNYAVAKNLQDEHQKFAVASMNVCVNINRILAVAGKLIEGNHYAAQHIRTVASRLDRTWKDFAAGLDERTAVLALSVIFHHKAEQYCDNVPSWASACEAGQQLPLDIQSLENIVCTHQNLYESMCQAYTEVHSTSKKLLYQLDHLVQVCNQPPPPGVPEHKKSDGSTYGPGNPAADYSEGASHVLAVIHQILGHHRALEAKWHAGKVRLHQTLALRLFQEDVKQVLDWLENHGEVFLRKNTGIGKNLQKARVYQKSHEHFENVAQNTYSNAEKLLSAADELARSGEVVPNEIYTVTRELETHVASFASRVEQRRRRLELAVLFYTHDKEICNWVVQLRNDIQASDSLLPEENLSSTERLLQQCQDQKSHTLTICDQTIAQGEALLQELRATEEMDPSGSVNAIESTIENLSKQRIELEELWSARKMRLDLFLRLRLFERDALEISSQLEIWAEELQHTELSMDYQKAEQLLRMHNELVNQMQSTVFDILQQGQELFQIFESAGFIIMADGTNTAQARIQYLIEFLHDRELDLEDLGEVKRAKLEQAVQLCQFKNDANQVISWIRNGEAMLVASFTIPKNLQEAEHLRKEHEQFQMAIEKTHTSAVQVKYRADALINANHYDPKGIRDISEEVTKKWQKLVTFAEERHKLVTASINFFKTAEQVCTVLDSLEREYRRDEDWCGSGGSSDKAQTVAHLIAKHQEQKEAFLKACTLARRTAETFLKYTSRSLQYYDYQGSGTSEARVKQILDKLLTQENQVLEFWTQRKKRLDQCQQFVLFERSAKQAIEWIHNTGEAYLSSRTNAVGKNPEETDALLKEHNDFKGTAKETRERVKLLIQLADSLVEKGHAHAASIKQWVAAVDNRYKDFSGRMDAYRAHLEKSLGIPAQIQEDQNSLSSSNSSGMPGDRHSDPSLETKLNAASAQPGAKELNEDKRKSARRKEFIMAELMQTERTYVKDLEICIKYFMREMESGSNVPQGLVGKKDVLFGNMEEIWKFHEQIFLKELEKYETMPEDVGHCFVTWALKFDMYVHYCKNKPLSNNLMVQHGGTYFEDIQKKHKIEHPLAAFLIKPVQRITKYQLLLKDLQSCCEEGQGEIRDGLEVMLNVPKKANDAMHLSLLEQCDVKIDSLGEVVLQDSFLAWDNKQIIRKGRERHVFLFELYVLLAKETKDSNGVVKYQYKMKLMTSELGVTEHIEGDETKFAVWTGRAPMVADFRVVLKAHNLETKQTWVKKLREVIQETYFSAASLTFPKSPAKTTAKATSSQRSSRDLDEALAENDNDGSSLASFGSGNTTDSDKVGTVEMTWVISDYTATAGSGELSVTKGQQVEVLELSTTQPDFCLVRLNGSGKNPQEGLVPLSILKPPPTLSKTSPRRNVDGDQQSQSAAAVAEAAGGAVSENNTTSTASPVNKRRGRKWLPPPLRKLSQGKVDKPTDRPLIKKGSDKRFKLPSDKATADEEPQLPTSPLQIPPTHGEVEAEEEPTLELPPPMKPIQDPTVVVNSTAPSSATADNSTLKNIDVCPPADLTEIERIFKEKMQQHEGKSKGLDTLTSIDENSAPVGEEGQDETADETAGSENTVENALRKRNYALKELIATEEKYIEDLALIVEGYIPEIRNPNSDIVIPEDLKCGKERMVFGNIEAIYEWHRDYFLKQLQPCVTHPAKLGPLIEKSKIKLRMYIVYCQNKPVSEHIVAEHQTYFEEIRLKLKHKLVINDLLIKPVQRLMKYELILKDVLKQTEKAGLQEECTSLQQAINVMNVIPKEANDMMDVGRLQNFEGKITAQGNLLLHGPLLCIECNNGASSDRNSSTTQKPKELQVFLFDQSIIFSEISGRKTQFTNPGYIYKIHIQLNKMILKDISNASGDKFLIRSTDHKRQGVGYICTAATGEMHKKWYNKISEIIRNQSDFANAIQRPIDYQKELNKNSILIL